Proteins co-encoded in one Salvia splendens isolate huo1 chromosome 4, SspV2, whole genome shotgun sequence genomic window:
- the LOC121799086 gene encoding glucomannan 4-beta-mannosyltransferase 9-like, translating to MEWVSTVAISGAEEQLMIVLGQIKASKVLVRLLDISMAICLIMSVMLFVERVYMAIVIAIVKISGRKPGTRYKWEPLQEDLEQGNLAFPMILVQIPMFNEREVYQLSIGAACCLSWPSDRLIIQVLDDSTDPAIKTMVETECQIWASKGVNIKYEIRDNRNGYKAGALKEGLKRSYVKECDHVAIFDADFQPEPDFLHRTIPFLVHNPQIGLVQARWKFVNANECLMTRIQEMSLNYHFTVEQEVGSSTYAFFGFNGTAGVWRMAAIEEAGGWKDRTTVEDMDLAIRASLKGWKFVYVGTLQVKNELPSTFKAYRYQQHRWSCGPANLFRKMLLEIIRNEKVTLWTKVHVIYSFFLVRKIIAHIVTFVFYCVVLPAAVLVPDYHIPKWGAVYIPTIITILNAISTPRSIHLVVFWIVFENVMALHRTKGTFIGLMEVGRVNEWIVTEKLGDALKIKPVDDALKVKPAATTLQRRFNFIDRLNLLELGFGCYLLFCGCYDLIYGKYHFFIYLLLQAIAFFVMGFGYVGTFVPSSSN from the exons ATGGAGTGGGTTTCAACGGTGGCGATTTCGGGCGCGGAGGAGCAATTGATGATAGTCCTTGGCCAGATAAAGGCTTCTAAGGTATTGGTTCGCTTGCTGGACATCTCCATGGCCATCTGCTTGATAATGTCGGTCATGCTGTTCGTCGAACGCGTCTACATGGCCATCGTTATCGCCATCGTTAAAATCTCGGGCCGGAAACCGGGCACCCGATACAAATGGGAGCCGCTCCAAGAGGATTTGGAGCAGGGGAACCTCGCCTTTCCCATGATCCTTGTCCAAATCCCTATGTTCAACGAAAGAGAg GTCTACCAGCTCTCCATCGGAGCTGCATGCTGCCTATCCTGGCCTTCCGACCGCCTCATTATTCAAGTTCTCGACGATTCTACCGACCCTGCCATCAAG ACTATGGTGGAGACAGAGTGCCAGATATGGGCGAGTAAAGGGGTAAATATTAAATATGAAATTCGAGACAACAGAAATGGGTACAAAGCCGGGGCTCTAAAGGAAGGGCTGAAGCGATCCTACGTCAAAGAATGCGACCACGTGGCAATATTCGATGCGGATTTCCAACCCGAGCCGGATTTCCTGCACCGGACCATTCCGTTCCTCGTGCACAACCCCCAAATTGGCCTGGTGCAGGCTCGCTGGaagtttg TGAATGCGAACGAATGCTTGATGACGAGAATACAAGAAATGTCGCTCAACTATCATTTCACAGTGGAGCAAGAAGTTGGCTCATCTACATATGCTTTTTTTGGATTCAATG GAACTGCCGGGGTGTGGAGAATGGCTGCAATTGAAGAGGCTGGTGGTTGGAAAGATCGTACCACTGTTGAGGATATGGACTTGGCCATTCGTGCTAGTCTTAAAGGATGGAAATTCGTCTACGTTGGCACTCTTCAG gTGAAAAATGAGTTGCCTAGCACGTTCAAGGCGTATAGATACCAACAACATCGTTGGTCATGTGGGCCCGCCAATTTATTTCGAAAGATGCTATTGGAGATTATAAGAAATGAG AAAGTTACATTGTGGACAAAGGTTCACGTAATATACAGTTTCTTCTTGGTGAGAAAGATTATAGCCCATATAGTGACCTTCGTGTTTTATTGCGTTGTACTTCCTGCTGCGGTTCTTGTACCTGACTATCACATCCCAAAATGGGGTGCAGTCTACATTCCCACTATCATCACCATCCTGAATGCAATCAGCACTCCCAG GTCGATTCATTTGGTTGTTTTCTGGATCGTATTCGAAAATGTGATGGCACTACACCGCACAAAAGGCACGTTCATCGGGTTAATGGAGGTGGGCAGAGTGAACGAGTGGATTGTCACTGAGAAACTCGGTGACGCTCTCAAGATCAAACCTGTTGACGATGCGTTAAAGGTCAAACCTGCCGCTACCACTCTACAAAGACGATTCAACTTTATTGATAG ATTAAATCTCTTAGAGCTTGGATTCGGTTGCTacctactattttgtgggtgCTACGATCTTATATATGGGAAATACCACTTCTTCATCTACCTATTACTCCAAGCAATCGCATTCTTCGTCATGGGATTTGGCTATGTGGGCACATTTGTCCCATCCTCCTCAAATTAA
- the LOC121800798 gene encoding uncharacterized protein LOC121800798, whose product MPPVSKFIKDYLAGKINEEGRLITEENVSAMIQRRDLPSKKTDPGMFTLLISIGEIQVEHAMCDLGVSINVLPYSIYRKLGAAKLVDTDIMIQLADRSCIHPEGILEDVIVKVNNFLYLADFFVIKMTEPAARESSGVLLGRPFLSTASTIIDVCNGTISLDFNGEQFTFNIDKAMKRPADSENVYSADMTEPLV is encoded by the coding sequence ATGCCCCCGGTCAGTAAATTCATCAAGGACTACCTGGCAGGAAAAATCAACGAAGAAGGTAGACTTATTACAGAGGAGAACGTCTCTGCCATGATCCAGAGAAGAGACCTCCCCTCTAAGAAGACTGATCCGGGAATGTTCACGCTCCTAATTTCGATTGGGGAAATTCAAGTGGAGCACGCGATGTGCGATTTGGGGGTGTCTATCAACGTTCTACCATACTCCATCTATAGGAAGCTTGGAGCGGCCAAGCTCGTCGACACTGACATCATGATCCAATTGGCCGACAGATCGTGTATTCACCCGGAGGGAATTCTGGAAGACGTGATTGTGAAGGTGAATAACTTTCTGTACCTAGCTGATTTTTTCGTAATCAAAATGACGGAGCCAGCCGCAAGGGAATCGAGTGGAGTCCTACTGGGAAGGCCGTTCCTGTCTACGGCCAGCACCATAATAGACGTTTGTAATGGGACGATCAGCTTGGACTTCAATGGAGAGCAATTCACGTTCAATATCGATAAAGCCATGAAGAGGCCAGCCGACAGCGAGAACGTGTACTCGGCAGATATGACTGAGCCCTTAGTATAG